Proteins encoded by one window of Geobacter sp. DSM 9736:
- a CDS encoding exopolyphosphatase — protein MSRPLAAIDLGTNTARLLIGRWTGSEVEQLVLKRRITRLGGGFSKERGISPEAQMRTVAAMREFAYDIANQGIRQIRAVATSAVRDAANRDAFCNAVLKETGINLEVIDGEEEGLLTLHGVCSGLDDQSGSLLVFDVGGGSTEYTVSREQRPLFSASLPLGVVRLTEGKSTASAMEDKIERELSTLSLRLSDHGLSPLPSGTTLVGTAGTATTLAAISLGMTEYDYRRVNNHILPMEEVRRILAMLMPLTPAERLRVPGLEPGREDLIIAGTLIALKTMELFRFDRLKISDFGLLEGVMRSMLR, from the coding sequence ATGAGTCGTCCGCTGGCGGCAATTGATCTCGGCACCAATACTGCGCGTCTCCTTATCGGCAGGTGGACTGGAAGCGAGGTGGAGCAACTTGTACTGAAACGCAGGATTACAAGGCTTGGTGGCGGGTTCAGCAAAGAGAGGGGTATCTCGCCGGAAGCCCAGATGCGAACTGTCGCGGCCATGCGTGAGTTCGCATACGATATTGCAAATCAGGGAATCCGGCAAATACGGGCAGTAGCCACGAGCGCCGTGCGCGACGCCGCTAACAGAGATGCATTCTGCAACGCCGTGCTTAAAGAAACCGGAATAAATCTGGAGGTTATCGACGGTGAAGAAGAGGGGCTTCTCACCTTGCATGGGGTCTGTTCCGGACTGGACGACCAATCGGGTAGTCTTCTGGTGTTTGATGTGGGCGGAGGAAGTACCGAGTATACGGTGTCACGTGAGCAAAGGCCGCTCTTCTCGGCGAGCCTCCCGCTCGGCGTCGTCAGGCTAACGGAAGGAAAATCCACAGCCTCTGCAATGGAGGATAAGATCGAGCGGGAACTCTCGACGCTTTCACTCAGACTCTCCGACCATGGCCTGTCCCCTCTGCCGTCAGGAACCACCCTTGTCGGAACGGCAGGCACCGCCACTACACTGGCGGCCATCAGTCTCGGTATGACCGAGTACGATTACCGGCGGGTGAATAACCACATTCTTCCCATGGAAGAGGTGCGGCGGATACTTGCCATGCTCATGCCTTTGACTCCCGCCGAAAGACTCCGGGTGCCCGGGCTCGAACCGGGAAGGGAAGACCTCATCATTGCGGGCACATTGATCGCCCTAAAGACGATGGAGCTTTTTCGGTTCGACCGTCTAAAAATCAGTGATTTCGGTCTTCTGGAAGGGGTCATGAGGAGCATGCTGCGATAG
- the iorA gene encoding indolepyruvate ferredoxin oxidoreductase subunit alpha, with amino-acid sequence MKEILSGNEAIARGAFEAGVRVASAYPGTPSTEILENIVKYREIDASWAPNEKVALEVAIGASFGGGRAIACMKHVGVNVAADPLFTLSYTGVGGGFVLVVADDPEMHSSQDEQDSRNYAKFVKIPMLEPSNSQECKDFTKLAFELSEQFDTPVMVRSCTRISHGKSIVELAEPVTGLPVPKLVKNPSKLVMLPGNARVRHPLVEERVIRLGEYGSSAEFNKTEMRDTSVGVITSGASYNYVREVLPDASVLKLGMVYPLPMDLIRKFASAVDKLYVVEELDPFIEEQVLAAGIPVTGKEIIPICGELTPGRLRKSFGIAEASQPATDKLPGRPPNMCPGCPHRGVFYTLNQLKAYVTGDIGCYTLGFMPPLNAMDTCVCMGASISNASGIVRVLDDEEKKKVVAVIGDSTFLHTGVNSLMEMAYNRSPATVVILDNRITAMTGRQDNPASGWTLMDQPADVVDLEQLCRALGIRHVRVVDPFDLEQTKDVLREEMNRPEPSVVITNRPCVLVKREGVYTKGIPLSVDEEICSGCKACLRIGCPAIEWQPGAEGAKGKALIDPLLCNGCDVCRQLCKFDAIGRKK; translated from the coding sequence ATGAAAGAAATTCTTTCCGGCAACGAAGCCATAGCCCGCGGTGCATTCGAAGCGGGTGTGAGGGTTGCCAGTGCCTATCCGGGCACACCCTCCACTGAAATACTAGAGAATATCGTCAAGTATCGTGAGATAGACGCTTCTTGGGCGCCCAACGAAAAGGTCGCGCTGGAGGTTGCTATCGGAGCCTCCTTCGGCGGCGGTCGCGCCATCGCCTGCATGAAGCATGTAGGGGTCAACGTTGCTGCGGACCCGCTCTTCACCCTGTCCTATACCGGGGTTGGTGGCGGATTCGTTCTTGTTGTTGCCGACGACCCTGAAATGCATTCCTCCCAGGATGAACAGGACAGCCGCAACTACGCCAAGTTCGTAAAGATTCCCATGCTGGAACCGTCCAATTCCCAGGAGTGCAAGGATTTTACTAAGCTTGCCTTCGAGCTCTCAGAGCAGTTCGATACTCCTGTGATGGTTCGCAGTTGCACCAGGATTTCACATGGAAAGTCGATAGTCGAACTTGCTGAGCCGGTGACAGGACTTCCTGTTCCGAAGCTTGTAAAGAATCCCTCCAAACTCGTCATGCTCCCCGGAAATGCCAGGGTTCGGCATCCTCTTGTGGAAGAGCGGGTCATTCGGCTAGGTGAATATGGGTCTAGCGCCGAATTCAACAAAACCGAAATGAGAGATACTTCCGTGGGAGTGATTACCTCTGGTGCTTCCTACAACTACGTGCGGGAAGTTCTTCCCGATGCGTCCGTCCTCAAGCTGGGTATGGTCTATCCGCTTCCCATGGACCTGATCCGGAAGTTCGCATCGGCTGTTGATAAGCTGTATGTAGTTGAGGAGCTTGATCCGTTTATAGAGGAGCAGGTTCTTGCGGCAGGCATCCCGGTGACGGGCAAGGAGATCATTCCGATCTGCGGCGAACTGACCCCCGGCCGGCTTCGGAAATCTTTCGGTATCGCCGAGGCATCCCAGCCTGCAACCGATAAGCTGCCGGGACGTCCGCCCAACATGTGCCCCGGATGCCCCCATCGCGGCGTCTTCTACACCCTCAACCAACTCAAGGCATATGTTACCGGTGACATCGGCTGCTATACCCTCGGATTCATGCCACCCCTCAATGCAATGGACACATGCGTATGCATGGGAGCGAGCATCAGCAATGCCAGCGGCATTGTTCGGGTTCTCGACGACGAGGAGAAGAAGAAGGTCGTGGCAGTTATAGGGGACTCCACCTTCCTCCATACCGGGGTAAACAGCTTGATGGAGATGGCATACAACCGTTCTCCCGCCACCGTTGTAATTCTCGATAACCGCATCACCGCTATGACAGGCCGCCAGGACAACCCAGCTTCGGGATGGACGCTTATGGATCAGCCCGCAGACGTGGTGGATCTGGAGCAGCTTTGCCGCGCCCTCGGCATCAGGCACGTCAGAGTGGTGGACCCGTTCGATCTGGAACAGACGAAGGATGTCCTTCGCGAGGAGATGAATCGCCCGGAGCCCTCGGTAGTGATAACAAATCGTCCCTGCGTTCTCGTGAAGCGGGAAGGGGTTTACACGAAGGGGATACCTCTTTCCGTCGACGAGGAGATATGCTCCGGGTGCAAGGCTTGTCTTAGGATCGGATGTCCGGCCATTGAATGGCAACCGGGAGCCGAGGGGGCCAAAGGGAAGGCGCTAATAGATCCGCTCTTGTGCAACGGCTGTGACGTGTGCCGCCAGTTGTGCAAATTCGACGCTATCGGGAGGAAGAAATGA
- a CDS encoding indolepyruvate oxidoreductase subunit beta, translating into MSGTVTNVLLVGVGGQGILLASEVLSEACMLAGHDVKKSEIHGMSQRGGSVVSHVRFGKEVFSPIVPEGEGDILFGFELLETYRYLPLLKAGGTVVANDLRILPPSVLLGQEQYPDDLPERIRDRFPDFLLVDGQQLAMEAGNVRAANTVLLGAVSKRLDIEEKHWLAALEKMVPAKALSVNLAAFNAGRAL; encoded by the coding sequence ATGAGCGGGACAGTGACCAACGTACTTCTTGTCGGGGTAGGGGGGCAGGGAATCCTGCTCGCTTCGGAAGTCCTATCCGAAGCCTGCATGCTTGCCGGGCATGACGTTAAGAAGAGTGAGATCCACGGCATGTCGCAGCGGGGAGGGAGCGTCGTTTCCCATGTCCGTTTCGGCAAGGAGGTATTTTCCCCCATCGTTCCCGAGGGTGAAGGAGACATTCTCTTCGGATTCGAACTGTTGGAGACCTACCGTTACCTGCCGCTTCTCAAGGCAGGGGGGACCGTCGTCGCCAACGATCTGCGCATTCTCCCCCCGTCGGTCCTACTGGGGCAGGAGCAGTATCCCGACGATCTGCCGGAAAGGATAAGGGACCGGTTCCCTGACTTCCTCCTGGTGGACGGCCAGCAGCTGGCGATGGAAGCGGGGAATGTCCGCGCAGCAAACACTGTCCTCCTCGGTGCGGTGTCCAAACGGCTCGACATAGAGGAAAAACATTGGCTCGCGGCTCTGGAGAAGATGGTTCCTGCGAAGGCGCTGTCGGTGAACCTCGCTGCTTTCAATGCAGGAAGGGCTCTCTAG
- a CDS encoding phenylacetate--CoA ligase family protein, producing the protein MFFNEEFETLPRQALEALQLKRLKSLVERLYANVPFYRTSLDRAGVTADSITSLQDLQRLPFTTKQDMRDSYPYALFAAPMEDIVRIHASSGTTGKPTVVGYTQRDIETWTELMARSFVAAGVHKGDIIHNAYGYGLFTGGLGAHYGAERLGASVIPISGGNTKRQIMIMQDFGSTVLTCTPSYSLFMAEEANAEGVDFRDLKLRVGIFGAEPWSEAMRGEIESKLNLDAIDIYGLSEIMGPGVAIECIEAKQGLHIWEDHFIPEIIDPQTGVLLPEGEKGELVITTITKQGIPLLRYRTRDITSITYEPCACGRTHARIARMSGRSDDMLIVRGVNVFPSQIESILVGIEGVEPHYLLIVDRKDNLDTLEVQVEVDERLFSDEVKVLQALAKQIEKEIKDMLGVTSNVKLVEPKTIQRSEGKAKRVIDNRRI; encoded by the coding sequence ATGTTTTTCAACGAGGAGTTCGAGACCCTTCCACGCCAGGCTCTCGAAGCGCTGCAGCTCAAGCGACTTAAGTCTCTGGTGGAACGACTTTACGCGAATGTTCCCTTCTACCGCACCTCCCTCGACCGCGCGGGGGTCACCGCCGACTCCATCACATCTCTTCAGGATTTGCAGCGTCTACCCTTCACTACAAAGCAGGATATGCGCGACTCCTACCCCTATGCCCTTTTTGCAGCTCCCATGGAGGATATAGTCAGGATACATGCATCAAGCGGCACCACCGGAAAGCCCACCGTCGTCGGTTATACCCAGAGAGACATAGAAACTTGGACTGAGTTGATGGCGCGCTCCTTTGTGGCTGCCGGAGTTCACAAAGGAGACATAATCCACAACGCCTATGGGTACGGCCTCTTCACCGGCGGGCTCGGCGCCCACTATGGGGCAGAGCGGCTCGGAGCCTCAGTGATACCCATATCAGGCGGAAACACGAAGCGCCAGATCATGATCATGCAGGACTTCGGCTCGACGGTCCTCACCTGCACACCCTCCTACTCCCTCTTCATGGCCGAGGAAGCAAACGCCGAAGGGGTCGACTTCCGCGATCTAAAGCTGCGTGTCGGGATATTCGGGGCGGAACCATGGTCAGAGGCTATGCGGGGAGAGATCGAGTCAAAGCTGAACCTGGACGCCATCGACATCTACGGCCTATCAGAAATAATGGGCCCGGGTGTTGCCATCGAATGCATCGAGGCAAAACAGGGCCTGCACATCTGGGAAGATCACTTCATCCCGGAGATAATCGATCCGCAGACAGGGGTGCTGCTTCCCGAAGGGGAGAAGGGTGAGCTGGTCATCACGACCATAACGAAGCAGGGAATACCGCTGCTCCGTTACCGGACACGGGACATTACAAGCATCACCTACGAGCCCTGCGCATGCGGCCGTACTCATGCGCGGATAGCCAGAATGAGCGGCCGCTCCGATGACATGCTTATCGTTCGGGGAGTCAACGTTTTCCCATCCCAAATCGAATCTATCCTTGTCGGAATAGAGGGGGTGGAGCCCCACTACCTGCTGATAGTGGACCGGAAGGATAACCTCGACACCCTGGAAGTTCAGGTGGAGGTAGACGAGCGGCTCTTTTCCGACGAAGTAAAGGTACTTCAGGCACTGGCAAAGCAGATCGAGAAAGAGATAAAGGATATGCTTGGGGTGACCAGCAATGTGAAACTGGTTGAACCCAAAACAATACAACGGAGCGAAGGAAAGGCGAAACGAGTAATCGATAACCGCAGAATCTAG
- a CDS encoding ACT domain-containing protein yields MKVEQISIFIENKSGRLAEITRILGNADINIRALSLADTSDFGILRMIVNDVEKAKAVLKEKGFTVSKTEVVAVEVSDRPGGLSEILQALDQKEINVEYMYAFVERCGGNAVMIFRFDETDKAIAVLREQNFNVLEGERLYSL; encoded by the coding sequence ATGAAAGTCGAACAGATATCGATCTTCATCGAGAACAAGTCGGGAAGGCTTGCTGAGATTACTCGAATTCTTGGCAATGCCGACATCAATATCCGCGCCCTGTCTTTGGCAGATACCAGTGACTTCGGGATACTGCGGATGATAGTGAATGACGTGGAGAAAGCCAAGGCAGTTCTCAAGGAAAAAGGTTTTACCGTCAGCAAAACCGAGGTGGTTGCCGTGGAAGTGTCAGACCGCCCCGGTGGTTTGTCAGAGATTCTCCAGGCGCTCGACCAGAAAGAGATCAATGTGGAATACATGTATGCATTCGTCGAGCGTTGCGGAGGCAATGCCGTAATGATCTTCCGATTCGATGAAACCGACAAGGCCATTGCGGTTCTCAGGGAACAGAACTTCAACGTGCTCGAAGGGGAGCGGCTTTACAGCCTGTAA
- a CDS encoding ABC transporter substrate-binding protein: MKRVAVTLLLALMPFVAGINLSEAAGGTVRIGGLFAVTGPASFLGEPEKKTLEMLVAEANAKGGINGMKIEAVIYDTQGDATKAVQLATKLIKNDKVSVIVGPSTTGESMAVIPVAEKERVPLISCAAGIKITEPVKKWVFKTPANDHVAAEKILNHAAKANIRNIALLTVTDGFGSSGREQIKALAAQKGFKIVADEVYGPKDTDMTAQLTKIRGIRPDAIICWGTNPGPAVVTKNVKQLGIRIPLYMSHGVASKKYIELAGADAAEGVMLPAGKLAIFDVLPKTDPQVKLLKEYNASYKKNYGVEASTFGGYAYDAFLLIANAVRKTGGSTPEQIRNGIEQAQRLVSVSGIFSMTPRDHNGLDLSAFEMVRVTKGDWQPIK; encoded by the coding sequence ATGAAAAGGGTTGCTGTAACACTTTTGCTGGCTCTGATGCCTTTCGTAGCAGGTATTAATCTTTCGGAAGCCGCAGGTGGAACCGTCAGAATCGGCGGTCTATTCGCTGTAACCGGCCCTGCCTCCTTCCTGGGGGAGCCGGAAAAGAAGACACTGGAGATGCTCGTGGCTGAAGCCAATGCCAAGGGGGGCATCAATGGCATGAAGATAGAGGCGGTAATCTATGACACCCAGGGAGATGCCACGAAAGCCGTACAGCTTGCCACTAAATTGATCAAGAACGACAAGGTTTCGGTAATCGTCGGCCCCAGCACCACCGGTGAATCAATGGCAGTCATTCCCGTTGCCGAAAAGGAGCGGGTTCCCCTGATCTCCTGCGCAGCTGGTATCAAGATTACTGAACCGGTCAAGAAATGGGTATTCAAGACACCCGCCAATGACCATGTTGCAGCCGAAAAGATACTGAACCACGCAGCGAAAGCGAATATCAGGAATATCGCACTACTCACCGTTACCGATGGATTCGGATCATCCGGCCGGGAGCAGATCAAGGCACTGGCCGCCCAGAAGGGATTCAAGATTGTCGCTGACGAAGTGTACGGCCCGAAGGACACCGACATGACGGCGCAGCTCACCAAGATCCGGGGTATCAGGCCAGACGCCATCATCTGCTGGGGGACCAACCCCGGTCCTGCCGTCGTTACCAAAAACGTGAAGCAACTCGGCATCAGGATCCCACTGTACATGAGCCATGGTGTCGCTTCCAAAAAATACATCGAGCTTGCCGGTGCCGATGCCGCCGAGGGAGTGATGCTTCCAGCGGGTAAACTGGCCATATTCGACGTTCTTCCCAAGACTGATCCTCAGGTCAAACTTTTGAAGGAGTACAACGCATCATACAAAAAGAACTACGGGGTCGAAGCTTCTACCTTCGGCGGTTACGCCTATGACGCCTTCCTTCTCATCGCCAATGCCGTCAGGAAAACCGGCGGCTCCACCCCGGAGCAAATCCGTAACGGGATCGAGCAGGCCCAGCGACTCGTGAGTGTATCGGGGATCTTCAGCATGACCCCTAGAGACCACAATGGTCTCGACCTCTCCGCATTCGAGATGGTCAGGGTAACGAAGGGTGACTGGCAACCGATCAAATAA
- a CDS encoding ABC transporter substrate-binding protein produces MKFNRIAVATAAFTLFASTAFAAGTVKIGGLFAVTGPASFLGEPERNTAQMVVDQINRAGGVKGRKLELVAYDTAGDATKAVQLANKLIKNDKVSAIIGPSTTGESMAVIPVVEKEQVPLISCAAGIKITEPVKKWVFKTAQNDTLAVSQIYEYLQKHRVNKIAILTVSDGFGSSGREQLKAQAARYGMQILVDDTFGPKDTDMTSQLTKIRGSHAQAIICWGTNPGPAIVAKNAKQLGIKIPLYMSHGVSSKKFIDLAGDAAEGVRLPSGKVIVADLLPNTDAQKKSLMSYVKAYQKQYRAEGDHFGGHAWDAVMLIKGAIERGAQTPAAIRDQLEKTRQFHGIGGTFTYSAADHAGLTKDAFVLVEVKNKDWMLVK; encoded by the coding sequence ATGAAATTCAATCGGATTGCTGTCGCCACGGCAGCTTTCACGCTCTTCGCATCAACCGCATTTGCAGCCGGCACAGTCAAAATCGGCGGGCTTTTCGCCGTGACCGGTCCGGCCTCGTTCCTTGGCGAGCCTGAGCGTAATACCGCGCAGATGGTGGTGGATCAGATCAACAGGGCAGGTGGTGTAAAGGGGCGCAAACTGGAGCTGGTCGCCTATGACACGGCCGGCGATGCCACCAAGGCTGTACAGCTGGCAAACAAGCTGATCAAGAATGACAAGGTCTCCGCCATAATCGGGCCGAGCACAACTGGTGAATCGATGGCAGTCATTCCTGTTGTCGAAAAGGAGCAGGTACCTCTCATATCATGCGCTGCCGGTATCAAGATTACCGAGCCGGTTAAAAAATGGGTATTCAAGACAGCCCAGAATGATACTCTTGCGGTTTCACAGATTTACGAGTATCTGCAGAAACACAGAGTCAACAAGATCGCCATCCTTACGGTTTCAGACGGCTTCGGTTCCTCCGGGCGCGAACAGCTCAAGGCCCAGGCGGCCAGATATGGAATGCAGATCCTCGTCGATGATACCTTCGGACCGAAGGATACGGACATGACGTCTCAACTTACAAAGATCCGGGGTTCTCATGCCCAGGCGATCATCTGCTGGGGCACCAATCCGGGACCCGCAATCGTAGCCAAAAATGCGAAACAGCTCGGCATCAAGATCCCTCTCTACATGAGTCACGGCGTCTCCTCAAAGAAGTTCATTGATCTTGCAGGGGACGCGGCCGAAGGGGTACGTCTTCCTTCCGGTAAAGTCATCGTTGCCGATCTGCTGCCAAACACCGACGCCCAGAAGAAATCACTTATGAGCTACGTCAAGGCTTACCAGAAGCAGTACAGGGCCGAAGGTGATCACTTCGGTGGACACGCATGGGACGCGGTTATGCTGATAAAGGGGGCAATCGAGCGCGGGGCACAAACGCCTGCGGCGATCCGGGACCAGTTGGAGAAGACCCGACAGTTCCACGGGATCGGCGGAACCTTTACCTATAGCGCTGCCGACCATGCCGGCCTCACCAAGGATGCATTCGTACTGGTCGAAGTGAAGAACAAGGATTGGATGCTTGTAAAATAG
- a CDS encoding branched-chain amino acid ABC transporter permease: MQVDQLLQYSLSGLSTGAIYALIGVGFSIIYNSTGIINFAQGEFVMLGGMLTLFFLSVLKLPLWAAIPCAIAVATVAGVLFERLAIRPLRQATPINLVIITIGGSILIRGLAMLLWGKDTHAVPPFSGEEPISVAGATILPQHLWILAITVVIIFVNKFYFYHTISGKAMRACSYNPRAAGLVGIDVRRMVLFSFMISSAMGSLAGIIVAPLTMTSYDVGIMLGLKGFCAAIIGGMSSGMATVIGGLILGILESLGAGLVSSGYKDAIAFIILLLILFIRPQGLFGKAETERV; encoded by the coding sequence ATGCAGGTCGACCAACTTCTTCAGTATTCGCTTTCAGGACTTTCCACCGGGGCCATCTATGCATTGATCGGCGTAGGGTTCTCGATCATTTACAACTCGACAGGGATCATCAACTTCGCTCAGGGCGAGTTCGTCATGCTGGGTGGTATGCTGACTCTCTTCTTTCTGAGCGTCCTGAAGTTACCCCTGTGGGCTGCGATACCCTGTGCCATAGCAGTGGCGACCGTTGCAGGAGTCCTTTTCGAAAGACTCGCCATTCGCCCTCTCCGCCAGGCCACCCCTATCAACCTCGTGATCATCACCATCGGCGGCAGCATTCTCATCAGGGGGCTTGCAATGCTCCTTTGGGGAAAGGACACTCATGCCGTTCCCCCTTTTTCGGGGGAGGAGCCTATCTCTGTCGCCGGCGCCACAATTCTGCCCCAGCATCTGTGGATTCTGGCTATCACAGTTGTCATAATTTTCGTAAACAAGTTCTACTTCTACCACACCATAAGCGGTAAAGCGATGCGAGCCTGCTCATACAATCCCCGCGCTGCGGGGCTCGTAGGTATCGATGTACGGCGGATGGTACTCTTTTCCTTCATGATAAGCTCCGCGATGGGTTCTCTTGCCGGTATAATCGTCGCTCCGCTCACCATGACCTCCTACGACGTAGGCATCATGCTCGGTCTCAAGGGGTTCTGCGCCGCCATCATCGGGGGCATGTCGAGCGGAATGGCAACCGTTATAGGCGGGCTCATTCTCGGCATCCTGGAATCCCTGGGAGCGGGTCTGGTTTCTTCCGGATACAAGGACGCCATCGCATTCATCATCCTCCTGCTCATTCTTTTCATACGTCCGCAGGGTCTTTTTGGTAAAGCAGAAACGGAGCGGGTCTAA
- a CDS encoding branched-chain amino acid ABC transporter permease, producing MKKDLIKFFIFSAAVLLAPYALKGGYLLNVTVFVGIHTILAIALNLLLGYAGQISLGHAGFFGLGAYISGVLTATYGWNPWIVMVVAAAAIGLLAFAIGFPILKLKGHYLAMATLGLGIILYIIFNETVNLTGGPSGLPGIPNLTIGNITFDNDFKNYYLVWAFTLAVTLLAVNLTNSRVGRALRAIHDSEVAARVMGVNARLLKVQIFALSALISSIAGSLYAHTMTFISPASFGFNFSVELLTMVVIGGLGSVYGSFLGAALLTLLPEFLRFMHDYDIVFYGLLLMLMIMFMPGGLVRGIPDLIRKAAGKRGGA from the coding sequence ATGAAAAAAGACCTGATCAAGTTCTTTATCTTTTCAGCAGCTGTTCTTCTGGCACCCTATGCACTGAAGGGAGGGTATCTGCTTAATGTTACCGTTTTCGTGGGGATTCACACCATTCTTGCCATCGCATTGAACCTGCTTCTCGGATACGCGGGGCAGATATCCCTCGGGCATGCCGGTTTCTTCGGACTCGGAGCCTACATCTCCGGCGTCCTGACGGCCACCTACGGATGGAACCCATGGATCGTCATGGTCGTCGCAGCAGCAGCCATAGGCCTTCTCGCATTCGCCATCGGGTTTCCGATTCTGAAGCTCAAGGGGCACTACCTGGCGATGGCGACTCTCGGCCTCGGAATCATCCTCTACATCATTTTCAACGAAACCGTAAATCTTACCGGAGGGCCCTCCGGGCTGCCGGGCATCCCGAACCTGACCATCGGAAATATCACGTTCGACAACGATTTCAAGAATTACTATCTCGTTTGGGCCTTTACTCTCGCAGTGACGCTGCTCGCGGTGAACCTTACAAACTCCCGCGTCGGCCGCGCTTTGCGGGCCATTCACGACTCGGAGGTGGCTGCGCGGGTCATGGGGGTCAACGCCCGACTTCTCAAGGTCCAGATCTTCGCGCTTTCTGCCCTCATTTCATCGATAGCAGGCAGTCTCTATGCCCATACCATGACTTTCATCTCTCCTGCTTCTTTCGGGTTCAACTTCTCTGTGGAGCTGCTGACCATGGTGGTCATAGGAGGGCTTGGCAGCGTGTACGGGTCCTTCCTCGGAGCGGCGCTACTGACCCTCCTTCCGGAATTTCTCCGGTTCATGCATGACTACGACATCGTTTTCTACGGCCTCCTTCTCATGCTGATGATCATGTTCATGCCGGGGGGGCTCGTCCGCGGTATCCCGGATCTGATCAGAAAGGCGGCAGGGAAGAGGGGAGGGGCGTAA
- a CDS encoding ABC transporter ATP-binding protein, translating to MLQVAGITQIFGGVTALSDVSFSIRSNDITGVIGPNGAGKTTLFNIITGIYRQTSGQVILEEKDVSRFPAERLARLGLVRTFQNIELFGKMSVRENVMVGLHTRSSCGLISCALKMPWAIAEERRIREQAMHWLDFAGITDLADMEAGNLPFGKGRLLEIARAMALEPKIILMDEPAAGLNSQETLGLAELIQKIRNKGITVVLVEHDMELVMDICDRIIVLNLGSKLAEGTPREIQENQEVVTAYLGEDR from the coding sequence ATGCTTCAGGTTGCCGGTATTACGCAGATCTTCGGTGGCGTCACCGCCCTCAGTGACGTCTCTTTCTCCATCCGTAGCAATGACATAACCGGGGTCATCGGCCCAAACGGTGCGGGCAAGACAACTCTCTTCAACATTATCACCGGAATATACCGTCAGACTTCCGGGCAGGTAATTCTTGAGGAGAAGGATGTTTCAAGATTCCCTGCTGAACGGCTTGCCCGGCTCGGCCTGGTGCGAACCTTCCAGAACATCGAGCTGTTCGGGAAAATGAGCGTGCGTGAAAATGTCATGGTGGGTCTGCATACCAGAAGCTCCTGCGGCCTCATCTCCTGCGCCCTAAAAATGCCGTGGGCAATCGCAGAAGAGCGCCGGATACGTGAACAGGCAATGCATTGGCTGGATTTCGCAGGAATCACTGATCTGGCCGATATGGAGGCTGGAAATCTTCCGTTCGGGAAGGGGCGTCTTCTGGAGATCGCCCGGGCCATGGCGCTGGAGCCGAAGATCATCCTCATGGACGAGCCGGCAGCAGGACTAAACAGCCAGGAGACACTCGGCCTGGCGGAGCTGATCCAGAAGATCAGGAACAAAGGAATCACCGTAGTGCTCGTGGAACACGATATGGAGCTGGTGATGGATATCTGCGACCGGATTATCGTTCTGAATCTGGGGAGTAAGCTCGCTGAGGGCACCCCCCGTGAAATCCAGGAGAACCAGGAAGTTGTAACGGCCTACCTGGGAGAGGATCGATAG
- a CDS encoding ABC transporter ATP-binding protein, with protein MLRLKNVNTYYGKVHALKNVSLHLSEGEIVTLIGANGAGKTTILNTISGVIPAANGDILFLKEPIRTFSADRIVKLGISQVPEGRQVFKPLSVEDNLELGAYLRYRGREGKEEIGRSKEEVFRLFPRLEERRQQMAGTLSGGEQQMLAIGRALMAKPKLLLLDEPSMGLAPLVVQEIFRVVLKLRDEQGTTVLLVEQNAKAALKLADRGYVLETGKVILEGVASELLKNKEVERAYLGKDKKEIWER; from the coding sequence GTGCTGCGCCTCAAGAACGTCAATACCTACTACGGCAAGGTCCACGCGCTGAAAAATGTTTCCCTGCATCTTTCTGAAGGGGAAATAGTAACTCTCATCGGCGCCAACGGAGCCGGAAAGACGACCATCCTCAACACTATTTCGGGCGTCATTCCTGCGGCCAACGGCGATATTCTCTTTCTCAAGGAGCCGATCCGGACCTTTTCCGCCGATCGAATCGTAAAGCTGGGAATTTCACAGGTTCCTGAGGGGAGACAGGTCTTCAAGCCGCTTTCCGTCGAGGACAACCTGGAGCTCGGCGCCTACCTGCGTTATCGGGGGAGGGAAGGTAAAGAGGAGATCGGCAGGAGCAAGGAAGAAGTCTTCAGGCTCTTCCCCCGCCTTGAGGAGCGTCGACAGCAGATGGCTGGAACGCTTTCCGGAGGGGAGCAGCAAATGCTTGCCATCGGGCGCGCCCTTATGGCGAAGCCTAAGCTACTGCTCCTGGACGAACCGTCGATGGGTCTGGCGCCTCTGGTGGTGCAGGAAATCTTCAGGGTGGTATTGAAACTTCGGGACGAACAGGGAACTACGGTGCTCCTTGTTGAGCAGAATGCGAAGGCGGCGCTTAAGCTCGCCGACCGGGGATATGTACTGGAGACAGGTAAAGTTATACTTGAAGGTGTTGCATCGGAATTACTGAAAAACAAGGAAGTTGAACGGGCATATCTGGGCAAAGACAAGAAAGAAATCTGGGAACGGTGA